From the Juglans microcarpa x Juglans regia isolate MS1-56 chromosome 7D, Jm3101_v1.0, whole genome shotgun sequence genome, the window TTCACTGTGTTTCTGTATTACTCTTTCAAGCACTATTGTATTTGTAATGAAAACCAATTTGCTTTTATTCAGGTATCCATGTTTGAAAAGTCAGtttcaaaaatgaaattcaatGATCTCATGAAGGCTACTAGCAACTTTACCAAAGATAATATCATTGGGTTGGGAAGAACAGGAACCATGTACAAAGCAGTCCTTGATGATGGCTCTTCACTTATGGTCAAGAGGTTGCAGGAATCTCAACACTCTGAGAAAGAATTTATGTCCGAAATGGCTACTCTTGGGAGTGTAAAACACCAAAACTTGCTTCCTCTTTTAGGGTTCTGCCTGGCTAAGAAAGAGAGGCTTTTGGTTTATAAGCACATGCCTAACGGTACCCTTCATGATCAGCTGCATCTTGTGGATGATGGTGGCAAGCTTATGCCATGGCCTTTGAGGCTAAAAATTGGGATAGGGGCAGCCAGAGGACTAGCATGGCTCCATCATAACTGCATTCCCCGTATTCTCCACCGAAACATAAGTTCCAAATGCATCTTACTCGATGTGGATTTTGAGCCAAAAATATCTGATTTTGGCCTGGCTAGGCTCATGAATCCGATTGATACACATTTGAGTACTTTTGTGAATGGGGAATTTGGAGATATTGGTTATGTCGCTCCTGAGTATGCACGAACGCTGGTGGCCACACCAAAGGGTGATGTTTACAGCTTCGGAACTGTACTTCTTGAGTTGGTAACTGGTGAGAGACCAACACATGTTGCGAAAGCACCTGAGGACTTTAAAGGAAATTTGGTAGAATGGATTACACAGCTGTCGAGCAACTCTCAACTTCATGATGCCATTGATAAATCCTTGGTTGGGACAGGCGTGGATGGTGAGACTTTTCAGTTTCTTAAGGTTGCATGTAATTGTGtagcatcaaatccaaaggagagGCCTTCTATGTTTGAAGTGTACCAGCTTCTAGGAGCTATTGGCGAGCGATACAATTTCACAATTGAAGATGAGATGCTAATGCCTTCCGACACTGGTGATGCTGATGGCATGGATGAACTTATTGTTGCTCGCGAAGTAAATTAAGGACAGCAAATGATAAGGTAAGGAATAGGTATAGGGATGAATGCCCCtcaatcattattttattttctgttttcaggtcatgtttaaaagaaaatttgtacTACATACCGTCGTAATGTATTATTTACAGCTCTAGaacccaaccccccccccccccccccccccccccccccccccctccccaccccacacacacacacacacacacacacaaagaaataacaataataCATTTGTGTAAGCTTTCAATTTGTGTtttgtgtcattttttttttagtcttgCATGGTATTTAACTTATTAACTGTAGCTTTATTTTGATTTACAGGTTCTTCCATATTGAGAATTACATTAGTGGGACATGCTCTTTGGAGATTTATTAAATTCACGAATTTTCTTGGTATTTTTGCCTTATCAATGTATGGTCTATGTTGTAGCGCGCAACTAGTGGCTTTGATTTATATGTGCTTTTATGGTGGCTGCGGCGGCAGCGACTGGGACATTTTGAGgattgctgtttgtgattgatGATTTTGTTACCAAATTACTGTATGTCTGAAGGCTAAATGCTAAACTAACTGCAtggtatatgtgtgtgtgtgtataagttctatccaaaataaatgaatatgttgctttaaagttgtattgatttagACATCTAAATCCATCAAAAAACCCAGGAAAGGCCATTAGTGGTACCGCCTAAAGAATATACATAcatagtacgtacgtacgtacgcacATACACCTGTCCACACACATATTTGCATCGATATTACTAACTAGTGTATCCATCCGATTGGACTTGCTTGATGATCCGAACCAAAGTTATTTTCTTGCTATATTCAGAACTACCGAGCAATGTATTAGTAGGAATGGTTTTGCTTGGTTATCCTAAACAgggtttatttttcttgcaatgCTCATAATTACAAAGTAATGTGTCCGTCAGATAGAACTTGGTTGATGATCTTGaacaaagtttatttttttgttatgctTGGAATTTTCGAGCAATATGTCAGTCAGACTGGCCTTACTCAATGATCAGCAAGAGCTAAATTCTTGTGTAATGTGTTGGTCAAACTGTGCAATGCACGTATGTCTAGGTGAAAGTGTtgctacatttttttatatgaaaaatataaattttaaaatacttatcAATTAGAACTAACCATTAAGGCTGagaatcattaagaaaaaataataattattaatatgataatgaattaaataatgcaaaaatgttttagagttttgtcaagtataaaaaataattattaaatcggTTGTAGCAAATGTAGCAAACTAAAGATAGATATGTGAATCAAAACATGGTTTATGAACAAGTCAAGTCAAGAGGCATATATATACGTCCATTGTAAAGTTTAGTATTTGTTAGCTGCGGACATGTATTTGTTTCATGCATGATCAGGCTATCAAGAAGATACTTAATTTGTTTTACGgagatgaaatttattttgtttataaaattgaTCTTCCCAACTCGTATAGTTTTCTTTTACTGCAATTCTCACGCCTAGGTCTACattgtttgtatatataaatatgatctTAAAGTTAAATGttttgaagaaaatgtaaaatagaaagACACAAGAATAAGACATTAGTTTGACATTCTTTAGTAATTAATACGCTAACCCTTATGATTGAACtatgtttttgaaaatattaatgaacggaaaaattattagatgattttatttctaaataactcATACTATATAGTGTTATTTCTAAAACCAATCGCACATAAACCTAATACTAAGCATGTCATAGCATAGGGGATGAGCAAATTTacctaaaatttttcaaaagaaatatcatgggtgaaaatgtatttttatttaaaagacaATACAATTCAATTAgggcaaaataaataataagaaaaagagGCACTAATAGTCTAAATGAAAATCTTGATAATTTTTGctaccaaataaaaaataccttGGAATGGACAAAAAGGTAGCCAATCAAACACAAACCTCGAGGACAAAGAGATAATTTTGCTCAATAAACACAAATCTCGTGGAAAAAAGTAGTTTATCTTTGCTCATCAAACACAAACCTcaaggataattttttttatcatcaaacACAAACTCAAGGACAAGAATGTAATTTTCCCACAAAACACAATTTACAGTTCCACATAAGGGAAATGATACCATGAGACTTGAGTTTGCCCCATCAATTTGACCATtcatgtaattttctttttaattttttttacataatgattagagaaatatattagtatattgagttttttttttaacaaatataaagatttttaaaaaatatttaaaagaaaataaaaaaaagtataatttataCTAAAGACAAACCTAACGGTCAAAGTTGGACGGTAGCAGCACCCATTCGTATAATTAGAACATTCTCATTAGTTTGGCCAAATGAGGAGGTTggttaaaatttacataattgatgTCAAAAACATCACATATTGAATTggacaaatctaaaataatttagacttttgctaCAGTGGTTGGCCAAATATGAAGAATCACAATTattcatcaaatattaaaatactaatttctcactccaaacaaatattaaaatattagtttctcacttcaagtaaaaatactatttggtttgtaattaagaaatttagatataattttaaatgagtttaatcaaatattttttgttattagcattaaataacttttgaaaatatgattttttaatattaatttaattacaatataattattattaacatttaattggtagagataccaaatgtgataaaaataaattaaataaaaaatttattaaattaataatattttattattatatagagagtgaatggataattcaatgtggaggttgaatttaaatagaataggtaaatgtaaaaaagtgtgatattgactaaattttaaagatgaatttggccaaaccaatgaggatgctcttataGCAGCTTATATaatggaagtgagagatagagtaatactagatacaattaTTGATTGTGCAAGCATCGCgcattccttttgaaaaagagtgaggtctatctttaaaaaattaatttttttcatatggactctatattttctcactttttttaaaaggagtgtgTGGTGCTTACGTAttttatgactgcaaatatcatttctttttgagaaaagagtatcatgacaaaaatttctcaaatatgCAAGTTTAATGTAAATTTCTCCtataaaaaagtgagttttactaaaactacaaaaaaatattttttataatgaaatctACTtaatcttgtttgtttttatagatgagatgaaataaaataagatgaattgagataaaagttaaaaattaaaaatattattagaatatattttttaatcttatttttattttgaaatttaaaaagttgaattgtttattttattttgtataagaatttagaaaaattataataattaaataaaataagatgagatgagaataattatgaaaataaacaagactaatcttttgaggaaaatttgaaattcagcCCGGGAAAGTTATATTATTCATTAGTCCAGTCGCTGGCTCACGAGTAATGACTGTTACTCATGGGAATTGACTGGTAGCATTTCCCAGTTCAATATTttagtttgaaaaatgattgtGAGGTGGTTTCGATATGTTTTttcgattttattttatttttatctagtgattaaagaagtatttttttaataataatgtaaatttttttaattgtttaagaatataaaaaaatataaaaaataaataactttatGGGGAAGAATTCTATTCGGACTTCCTCCCATATCCCACACCgctgtattttttttcctatgctTCTGTAATCTAAACGTGCGTTCTTGATAGAGATACTGTTTATTATCTcacatcatatattttatatattttaaattatttattattttatttttattaaattaattaaattgttcTACTTATTATTCATACATCACTTActtgttataagaaaaaaaaattaaaataaataaaatgtatagtATGTGAAGataataagtataattattCAGTTGTTTATTAGTcaagttttgctactcatcacaTCAGAcatcacacaccacatttttttatttttttaaatttatatattttttatgagtaatgctagagagaagttaTTATAGTAATGTACATTTTGTACTCACTGCATGGCTGTTTCTAATTAAGTATTCCTAACACTCATTTGGAAAGATGTGTGATCTAgatgatgtcacatcatgtGTATAAAATAGATGCTTCTAATAATaacttatatttatatttatttattttttattttatttatttttaaatttattaaattttttttatttattatttttatattacatatttaataagggaaaaaaataaaaataaaaattatatgtgatgtataaaaatagaaaatttttcatattactGTTGACTACCAGGCTGTGCCGATCTGTCGGTGCTTGAGAACCAACTTGTTTCACTTTACGAAATGGGGCTCCCTTCTGGTTATTACATGTCAGAGATTCTGCCCACCACTCTTGACTGTcgaatgtataatttttttttaaaatatttttttaactctttttaatattttttaaaaattaaatataaatttattaaaaaatacttcgttaaattaataataataataataataaatcgatGGCTTTCATTGTGATCACTCTCAGTGGACAAAGATTTTATATACatctattaagaaaaattttacttgttATTCTCACAATACAtaacatacttttttttaacttttttattttttccttactaaatgtataatatatgaatgataagtaaataaatttaattagtttaagaagaataaaataaaaaataaaaataaaataaatatgataaatagtGTGTAATGTGTATaatgatgaataacaaaactcatatatttatatatcatatgtaGCAACAAAAAGCCTGATCTCCTTCCTTGGCGGTCTTGTTCCTATGGGACACAAAGCTGTGCACAAGAGAGGGACTTATgctaaaggaaaatgaaaatatcaaatatgTCAATCATATGtgtttattcatatatatatatatattattttttgttaataattaagaaagtcattattaatataagtatttttttcttaatcaataattaagtatgcttaaaaaatgattagaagaaaaaaaattatttatattagtgtgcatttttttttgataagtaaaaaaatatgtacactattattaaaaaaatatttttaaaaaaatataaatttgtgcTAGCGGCGCCCAGCTGTGATTGCTGGTGGCAGCATGACTCTATTTGAAATGAAGAAGTCTAGGGAACGGCCCAGGTAAATTAGCCCCGTGGCGCACCATGAgatgtcttttttttctttctctgatAGTgtaaaacatgtttattttttaaatttttaaataaataaaaaataactgctttagaataaaaaaactttGCTCATTTTGGGTTTCGTTTGTATTCaaaatctatctcaattcattttatctcatcattacaattttctcaaatttttacataaaatacaataaacaattcaacttttttaaatctcaaaacaattttttcaaatttttacaaaaaatataataaataatttaatttttattttactattcacaaaccatttcaatctatttcaactcatctctaaatccaaactacTGCTATAATTCTCTGTCTTTAAAATGGCTTGTATTTTGGTgtaattctcttattttttatggtaCAATTAAACTTGGATAATGGAATAAAATTTGGACAATGTTAGAGTGACTACTAAATATGCACACTAgtataaatgagtttttttattaattttctttaataattttttaaacatccttaactattaaaaaaaattaaaaaattattaacttattaatattcacttccttaactattaaaaaatatgaatagacaTATTTGGTGggcatattatcatttttcataagattTTATTATGGCATTAACTTGTGAAATTGGGgcgattatatttttttccagatTCATCGAGTTTcttattttccttcatttatagCTAGGTTcctgaataaataaattagtcaAAATCAATAGAGGGGCAAGGCCAAGACTAACGTGGCCCATGATGATAATGtgagtaatattttttttgaaagaagaaaatacaagaataaAGAAAGGTGAAAAATCAACtgtactaataaaaataaataaaaaatcaagactaataaaaataaattttaaatttcaacaaagcATGAGTATTTGTCTCCGTGTTGAATAACTATAAAGTAAAATATGTTCCATCATATTCTGATTTATGAATACTTGTATTCATTAGTACTAATATGGAATTTATAAGCAGTGATGTGCATCATTAATTTTTCCCAAGACAGAATCATTACGTTCACGATGGCAGAAAATTCTTTATGGCCTCATACCAAACCGAAAAGGGAGAAAATtggaagaagagaggaaaatttgattgaaatacagattttattttatttttaatttattttaaaggcattttaattttttaaaaaaattaaaacaaaaataaaataaaatgagtacaacagtaagaagaaagaagaaaaaagaaagccaCAGGCCTCATCTGCTTTTAAAATTTAcatcaattcatcattataaattttttaaatttttatataaaatataataaataattcaatttttttaaattttaaaataattttcttaaatttttatataaaatataataaataatttaatttttatttattatttataaattatctcaatccCATTTTAACTCAGAATCTAAACCACTACTCGTTGTGCGCCGCGGGGCTGGTTAACCGGAGCCGTTCCGTACAACTCTCATTTGAAATACACGCAGCCTATCATTCTTCTGTGCTAATACACGTGACTGGTTTTTGTGGTCATCCTGTTTGCTTCTTCTTTCTAGTTTCTCCCCC encodes:
- the LOC121239327 gene encoding probably inactive leucine-rich repeat receptor-like protein kinase At5g48380, which produces MKMVLNCRPLTVLIGVSLGLLLSCSLSYGTATDIYCLQSIKASLEDPYNYLSSSWIFGNNTEGSICKFTGVDCWHPDENRVLNIRLSDMGLKGPFPRGIMNCSSLTGLDLSSNKLFGNIPQDMPKILEFVTSLELSSNNLSGDIPASLANCSYLNVLKLDHNRFTGQIPAEFSLLSRIKQFSVANNLLTGPVPQFNNVTFPASNYANNLGLCGVPLDPCQPALKKSHTALIVAAAVGGVTVSALGVSIGMFFFMRRVSVKKKEDDPEGNKWAKVLKGAKGIKVSMFEKSVSKMKFNDLMKATSNFTKDNIIGLGRTGTMYKAVLDDGSSLMVKRLQESQHSEKEFMSEMATLGSVKHQNLLPLLGFCLAKKERLLVYKHMPNGTLHDQLHLVDDGGKLMPWPLRLKIGIGAARGLAWLHHNCIPRILHRNISSKCILLDVDFEPKISDFGLARLMNPIDTHLSTFVNGEFGDIGYVAPEYARTLVATPKGDVYSFGTVLLELVTGERPTHVAKAPEDFKGNLVEWITQLSSNSQLHDAIDKSLVGTGVDGETFQFLKVACNCVASNPKERPSMFEVYQLLGAIGERYNFTIEDEMLMPSDTGDADGMDELIVAREVN